The DNA sequence TTCGACGAGGTGTGGGCGGAGCCCATGACCACCGGAGCAAAACGCTATGGTGTCTCCTCCAACTACTTTGCTCGGATCTGCAAGCGCTTGCCATCCCTCGCCCGCCCCGAGGCTACTGGGCGAAAGTCCAGGCTGGTCAAAAGATAGCCCGCCCCACCCTTCCAGCCCCACGCCCAGGCCAGGAACTTGAGTGGTGCCGAGACGGCGCTCGCCCGCGCGTTCAAGCTCGCTCAAGACCTCGTAGGGGAGCTGGACGTACTCACACTAATCAAAAATTGGCGCTCGCCAGAGGAGCGGTAGTCTCACCGTATCGGCTCGTGACGCCCTGCGCGCCGCTCTTAACCCGTGAAATCACACTATGTTTCCGGGCCATTCCATCGCCGGCGGCCGGGAAGTCGTGCTCCGGCAAGACCGGACGCGATGACAGCCCGAGCGAACGCAACACTTCGCCCACACACACTCTATGCCGAGGCTGCCCACGGGTTTCTCTTCAGCCCCTCTTCTCAACACCACCCGCGTTCCCGATCCAGATTCGAAACCTCCCCTTCCCTCGTCATCCGGCCTGTCCGCCACACACGTTGTGATGCCTGACCTGCGCCTGTCCGTACCTTGTCACTCGAAACATGGGTCCTGCGAACTCTGCCGAACCGTGCGCAGTCAGTCGCCAGCGCGTTTTCCAGGTCGACCCCCGAGTCGAACTCACGCGCCGACGCTCCGCCCCATCTCCAAACACCCCATCCCCGAGCCCGCCGTCCCACTGGCCCCCCGCCGACGCACCGCCCGAAGCACCCAACCGCTACACCCAACTGCACTTCGAGACGACCATCGAGGTGGATGGCGATGTGGCGTCGCGCCCGCAAATCACCACAATGCCGGGCAAACCCGTCACAGTGACGTCCCCCGGTGGCGGCGCGCGCCCGATTCACCTCCAACGTACGATGACCCCGATCGTTGTCGGCGAGTCCATCGCGCTCGCCGGCTGGCTTGAAGGCAGGGTTGGCGGGGAGGTGGAGCATGTGGAGTTCATCGAAGAGCAGGTGGCGCCGGGGGAGGCGACGGCTCTCGCGTTTGAGTTCGATGGGAAGGCGTACGTGATCGAGATGGTGGTAACGAAGTCGGCGTATCTGCGAAAGAACTCCCGGCGGCACCAGCGCCGCAGGTCTCGCGCGTTACGCCGATGGCCCGAAAATGCCGCCCTGACGCCCAGCGCATACCCCAAACGAGGCGTCGAGGGGGTCCAAACAGGCACCTCGTGCCTCTCCGCTACCCGTCGAGGGGGTCCAAACAGGCACCTCGTGCCTCTCCGCTACCCGTCGAGGGGGTCAGAACAGGCACCTCATGCCTCTCCGCTACCCGTCGAGGGGGTCAAAACAGGCACCTCATGCCTCACGCCCAGGCGTCGAGGGCTCGTCGGACGCCCGACGTCCTGGTGGTCTCCCGGGTCGGGAATCGCTATTCCTTCCTTGACTCGGGGGGCGGTGCTGCAGAACCATTTCCGCTGCGGACGCAGAGTCATCCCTCTCTGCTGATATCGTGTAATGACCTGAACCGAGCCACGAGATGAACATGTTTGAAGACTGGACGAAGCAAGGCAGCGCATACCGCAATGGAAACCTGTATGGCGTCGAGATCGAAGCCAAACGCCTCTCCGAAACGGGCGGAGCGCTCGGAACCTCGGTGATCTATCTGGCGGGCGAGAACTTCGGCGATGACTTCTACACCACCTGGAACGGCGAGGCATCGGTGCGACTCCGCGTCGACGGAGATGTGGGCGTGCTCGCGGTGATGGAGATGGCCCGACCCGGCGACGACTACGGCGGCGATGATGGCGTGGAAAGCGACACGCCTACCCTCGCCTGGAGGATCAATGGCGATCGCGCCTGGCTGATCGGTTCGCGATCGTTCATGGATGCCGACGTCACGGAAGCGCTCGGGATCGAGTGGCCGAAGCGCGAGGAGTTTGAGCGCTTCGCAGGCATCCAAGGCTGGGGCGAGTAACCGCTTCCAGGACCGAAAAGAGCCCCGAAAAGTCCGCACCGTCTCGATTCGTTGAAGCCGCCGCAGCGAGGTTGCGTTCAGGTCGATTGGGGCCTGTCTTCATGGTGTCGGGAGACGCGGACTACGCGCGAGGTTCAGCCCTGCCCGGCACAGCAGCAGTCGCATTCGAAGAGCCGGTTCGCCGGATGAGCCGGGTCACGGCACCGCAGGAACCTCGGGGTGCCGCGCGTCAGGGGGGATAGCGAAGACCATGAAGTGGCCCAGGTCGCGCGTGGCGGCATCAAGCCGGGCGAGGATGTCGTCCGGCGAGCCCGAGCGTGGTCTTCACCCTACCGCAGGTCGCCAGGGTCGGTATGTCGAAGGCCGCCGCGACCGAGAGGGGACTCGACTTCGAGACACACCTGCAGAAGACCGACGCGTGGTACGCGTCGATGCGTGTTGGCGCCACATGGTCCGGCGACAAGGTCCTGGTCGAGAGGAGCCGCGGCAGGGTCCTCGGAGTGCATCTCATCGGCCCCGGCGCAGAAGGACAGGTCAACCTGTTCGCGATGGCGATGAAGGCTGGATTGACTGCGAACCAGACTAATGGTCTGAACTTCGCCTATCCGAGCTTCGCGTCCGATATCGGGCATATGGTTTGATAGACACGCGGGGCGGTGTTCGAGGCGCGAAAGCGATTGCTGCGGGCGCCCGGTGACTCGCCGCGGATGAGCCCCGCGTCCTTCAGCTGCTTGAGCTGCTGCGAGATGGTGGACTGAGCCAGGGGAAGCTCATCCACAATGTCGCCGACGATGCAGCCTTCCTGGCGCACGAGCATGCGGAGGATGGTAACTCGCACGGGATGAGCCATGGCCTTCGCCAGTCGAGCGAGGTGCTTGTTGGCCTCCACCTCGTCGGTCGGGACCGGCGGCATCGGCTCCGCTGGAGGGCAGCACGCTGTGGTCTTGGTCTTCTTCACGATGCCTCCGCGGCAAAGGTCAACATCCATCGCCGATGAACGATGCAGCATTGGCGAGCGTCACGCCGAGGAGACTCTCAGCGCGTCTCCGATCGCGCATCTCTGCTGCTCGGCTGCCCCACTCTCAACGGGCTAACTAGAACCGGCATGTGGGCGTCTGGAGGCGTCTCTGAGACCCAAGAGCTCTCAGAGAGCACCGGTCTGGGGCCGGCGGCAAGGCAGGCACTCCAGAGAGCACCCGCGTCGACCAGCGACCGCCCACAGACCGCCGCCAACAGGGCAGATACGACAAGACCCCCGCCGGCGATGCCAACGAGGGTCCTGTTAAGAGAAAGGCCCGAGTCTTTCGACTCGAGCCTTTCTTTCAAGCTCCGGCGGTAGGATTTGAACCTACGACCAAGCGGTTAACAGCCGCTCGCTCTACCCCTGAGCTACGCCGGATTGTTCTGGCGGTCAGCGCCGCCGCGATGACCATTATGTGCCACATCGGGCTTCTGAGTGTCAACGGACTTTTTGTTTTTTTTCTCACCTTCGCCAGCAATGGCGCGCTCCAGCGGGCAGCCTCGACGGAGAAAACACCAAAAACACTGCCCATTCATAAACTTAAGCACACCCCCCCATTGCCCCCCCGGGATCAGACGTGGTGCTTTTTGCGCTGCACCTGTTTGTGAAGGCCGCGAAATCCCCCACATCCCGTGATCACGCCCCGTCGAAAGGTCAAAACTTGCCAGCATCTCCGATCGTGCGGGCCCACTTCAGCGCTTAGTGGGCCCCCTCAAGCTGGGCGTGCCTCAACAGGGACTCCAGCGCCACCACCTCCAATGCCCGCTGGTGCGTGGCCTCCAGCACCACCGGAGGCGCCTCACCGGCGTCGAAAGCCTCCTGCCAGCGCGAGGCGCAGAGACACCACCGGTCGCCGGGCTTAAGCCCCGGGAAGCCCGCGCGTGGCACCCGCTGCGTCAGGTCGTTGCCCCGAGCACGCGAGAACGCGAGAAAGTCCGACGTCATCACCGCACACACCGTATGTGATCCGCGGTCGTCTTCGCCGGTGCGGCAGCAACCATCGCGATAGAATCCGGTCTTTGGACGATGACTGCAGGCCTTGAGCGGGCCTCCCAATACGTTGATTGCCATGATGCTCCAGCAAAAGATGATGATGATCTTGAGATGACTCCGGACACCGTCGATGACGCCCGAGGGGAACGTGATGCAGATGAACGAGTTTGCCCTGCTCGGGCGCTGCGCTACAACGGGCAATGTGCAGGCCGGGGCCTCAGGCCACGATGAGGCTCGCCATCACACGTCACCGTTTAAACGCAACGACGCCCTCTCCCCGGAGCCAGCCCATGGCCAACAAGACCGTCCCCACCGATCAGGACCCCCTGGCATATCTCAACGCCCTCGAGGACGAGGGGCGTCGCCAGGATTGCCTGCAACTCGTGCAGATCATGGAAGAAGAGGTCGGCGCCCACCCGGTAATGTGGGGAGACGCCATCGTGGGCTTTGGCACCTACCGCTACGTCTACCAGAGCGGCCGCGAGGGCGACTGGCCTCTGGTGGGATTCTCCCCGCGCAAGCGTAACCTCTCGCTCTACATCATGTCTGGCTTCGAGGGAGCCGACGACCTGATGGCCCGCCTGGGCAAGCACAAGACCGGAAAGTCCTGCCTCTACATCAACAAGCTCGCCGACATCGACCAGGACGCGCTGCGAGAGCTCATCCGCCGCTCGCTGGCCTTCATGCGCCAGACCTACACGACCTCGCTCGACTGACGCTCTTGGCTCCCAGAGGGAGGCCCACTAAAAACGCCGCGCGCCCCGGTGTCTCGGGGCGCGCGGCGTGGATTCGCCGGCTTAGCGGTAGAACACCGCCGGATCAGCCTTCAAAGGCGGCGTCTGTGATTTCCAGCCCGCGATCAATGATCGCAAAGCCCTCTCGCAGCTGCTCCTCGCTAATGCACAGGGGAGGATTGCACATAAAACTGCCCCAGCGCACGAAGGTAAAGAGCCCATTGTCACGGAAGAACTTCCCGAGCTTGACCATGGCCGGATGACTGCCGTTATAGGGGGCCATACGCTCGCCATCGCTGTTTTTCTGCAGGTCAACCATCCCAAAGAGGCCCAGCGCCCTGCCCTCCTTAAAGGATCGGTGCCGCTCTTTGAGATGAGCCATCTCCTCGCGCATCACCGACTCCAGCCGCGCGGCGTTCTCCACCAACTTCTCGTCGCGCATCACCGCGATGGAGGCTTCGGCCGCCGAGAGCGCCAGACAATGCGAGTTGTAGGTGAGCCCACCCCAGAACATGTTCGATTTAAAGTGCTCCGCGATGGCGTCGCTCACCCCCATCGCCCCCAGCGGGGCGTAGGAGCTGGTCAGCCCCTTGGCCATCGTCACGATGTCGGGCACCACACCGTAATGCTCAAACGCAAACATCTTGCCCGTGCGGCCAAAGCCACACATCACCTCATCGCACACCAGCAAGATGCCATACTTCTCCAGCAGCGCCTTGAGCCCCTTGAGGTAGCCCTTGGGAGGAGGTTGCACGCCGTTGGTGCCCGTGACGGTCTCCACGAACATCGCCGCGATGGTCTCGGGCCCCTCATACATGATGACTTCTTCGAGGTACTGCAGGTTCCGGGCCGTCTGCTCCTCGTCGCTTTCGCCGAACGCAAAGTCGTAGGGCCGCGGGTCCATCACTTTGATAAACCCCGGCGCACCGGGCTCGTTGGCCAGGCGACGCGGGTCTCCGGTAAGCTGCATGCAGGCGTTGGTAGCGCCGTGGTAGCTGCGATAACGGCTCAAGATCTTAAAGCGCCCGGTGTAGGCGCGGGCCGCCTTGATCGCGTTCTCGTTGGCGTCGGCCCCGCCCAGGGTAAAGAAGAAAGTGTTGATATCACCCGGCACGAGTTCGGCGAGTGTCCGGGCAACGCGAGCGCGTACGGCGGTGGCCGTGCCGGGGTAGACGTAGGCGACCTGCTGAAGCTGGCGATGCATCGCCTCGATCACCCGCGGGTGACCGTGACCGATATTCACACTCATCAACTGGCTGTTGAAGTCGAGAAAGCGCTTCCCCTCCGGGGTATAGAAATACACACCTTCGGCTCGCTCAACCGGGATCGGGTCCACCTGATCTCCGGCGGACCAGGTGTACATGGTGTGCTGCTTGCAGAGCTCGATCATTTCCTGTGAGTCCATAACCATCCTCCTGAAGCAAGGGCGCTC is a window from the Lujinxingia litoralis genome containing:
- a CDS encoding ArsR/SmtB family transcription factor, with product MPPVPTDEVEANKHLARLAKAMAHPVRVTILRMLVRQEGCIVGDIVDELPLAQSTISQQLKQLKDAGLIRGESPGARSNRFRASNTAPRVYQTICPISDAKLG
- a CDS encoding aminotransferase class III-fold pyridoxal phosphate-dependent enzyme — its product is MDSQEMIELCKQHTMYTWSAGDQVDPIPVERAEGVYFYTPEGKRFLDFNSQLMSVNIGHGHPRVIEAMHRQLQQVAYVYPGTATAVRARVARTLAELVPGDINTFFFTLGGADANENAIKAARAYTGRFKILSRYRSYHGATNACMQLTGDPRRLANEPGAPGFIKVMDPRPYDFAFGESDEEQTARNLQYLEEVIMYEGPETIAAMFVETVTGTNGVQPPPKGYLKGLKALLEKYGILLVCDEVMCGFGRTGKMFAFEHYGVVPDIVTMAKGLTSSYAPLGAMGVSDAIAEHFKSNMFWGGLTYNSHCLALSAAEASIAVMRDEKLVENAARLESVMREEMAHLKERHRSFKEGRALGLFGMVDLQKNSDGERMAPYNGSHPAMVKLGKFFRDNGLFTFVRWGSFMCNPPLCISEEQLREGFAIIDRGLEITDAAFEG
- a CDS encoding DUF2237 family protein, whose amino-acid sequence is MAINVLGGPLKACSHRPKTGFYRDGCCRTGEDDRGSHTVCAVMTSDFLAFSRARGNDLTQRVPRAGFPGLKPGDRWCLCASRWQEAFDAGEAPPVVLEATHQRALEVVALESLLRHAQLEGAH
- a CDS encoding DUF1801 domain-containing protein, which gives rise to MANKTVPTDQDPLAYLNALEDEGRRQDCLQLVQIMEEEVGAHPVMWGDAIVGFGTYRYVYQSGREGDWPLVGFSPRKRNLSLYIMSGFEGADDLMARLGKHKTGKSCLYINKLADIDQDALRELIRRSLAFMRQTYTTSLD